One region of Primulina tabacum isolate GXHZ01 chromosome 1, ASM2559414v2, whole genome shotgun sequence genomic DNA includes:
- the LOC142518889 gene encoding uncharacterized protein LOC142518889 isoform X2: MRNMASSASPKGIAAIVGVGAKLGRSIARKFAHEGYTVAILARDLGRLSRFADEIAREEKAQVFAIRIDCSESRSIKDAFEGVLSLGFVEVLVYNVYHPISWIPNNFSDIRLDHFEKSIAVSAVGAFHCAQQVLPGMVDRGRGTIMFTGCSASLYGIAGFSDLCMSLIQLLASFFQRH; the protein is encoded by the exons ATGCGTAACATGGCAAGCTCCGCCTCGCCGAAAGGCATCGCCGCCATAGTAGGCGTCGGTGCCAAGCTCGGCCGGTCCATTGCCCGGAAATTCGCACATGAAGGGTACACTGTCGCCATTCTAGCACGCGACCTAG GTAGACTGTCAAGATTTGCAGATGAAATAGCGAGAGAAGAGAAAGCGCAGGTATTCGCAATCCGAATCGATTGCTCCGAGTCCCGAAGCATAAAGGATGCATTCGAGGGGGTTCTGTCTCTGGGTTTCGTGGAAGTTTTAGTGTACAACGTTTACCATCCAATATCGTGGATCCCCAACAATTTTTCCGATATCAGGCTCGATCACTTCGAGAAATCCATAGCCGTCTCCGCCGTCGGCGCATTCCACTGTGCCCAACAG GTGCTTCCGGGCATGGTGGATAGAGGAAGAGGGACGATTATGTTCACCGGCTGCTCCGCTTCTCTTTACGGGATTGCTGGCTTCTCCGACTTATGTATGTCATTAATACAATTACTAGCTAGCTTTTTCCAACGCCATTAA
- the LOC142518889 gene encoding uncharacterized protein LOC142518889 isoform X1, whose protein sequence is MRNMASSASPKGIAAIVGVGAKLGRSIARKFAHEGYTVAILARDLGQLSRFADEIAREEKAQVFAIRIDCSESRSIKDAFEGVLSLGFVEVLVYNVYHPISWIPNNFSDIRLDHFEKSIAVSAVGAFHCAQQVLPGMVDRGRGTIMFTGCSASLYGIAGFSDLCMSLIQLLASFFQRH, encoded by the exons ATGCGTAACATGGCAAGCTCCGCCTCGCCGAAAGGCATCGCCGCCATAGTAGGCGTCGGTGCCAAGCTCGGCCGGTCCATTGCCCGGAAATTCGCACATGAAGGGTACACTGTCGCCATTCTAGCACGCGACCTAGGCCA ACTGTCAAGATTTGCAGATGAAATAGCGAGAGAAGAGAAAGCGCAGGTATTCGCAATCCGAATCGATTGCTCCGAGTCCCGAAGCATAAAGGATGCATTCGAGGGGGTTCTGTCTCTGGGTTTCGTGGAAGTTTTAGTGTACAACGTTTACCATCCAATATCGTGGATCCCCAACAATTTTTCCGATATCAGGCTCGATCACTTCGAGAAATCCATAGCCGTCTCCGCCGTCGGCGCATTCCACTGTGCCCAACAG GTGCTTCCGGGCATGGTGGATAGAGGAAGAGGGACGATTATGTTCACCGGCTGCTCCGCTTCTCTTTACGGGATTGCTGGCTTCTCCGACTTATGTATGTCATTAATACAATTACTAGCTAGCTTTTTCCAACGCCATTAA